From the genome of Pygocentrus nattereri isolate fPygNat1 chromosome 25, fPygNat1.pri, whole genome shotgun sequence, one region includes:
- the tle3b gene encoding transducin-like enhancer protein 3-B isoform X7, translating into MYPQGRHPAPHQPGQPGFKFTVAESCDRIKDEFQFLQAQYHSLKVEYDKLANEKTEMQRHYVMYYEMSYGLNIEMHKQTEIAKRLNAILAQIMPFLSQEHQQQVAQAVERAKQVTMTELNAIIGQQQLQAQHLSHAAHGPPVQLPPHPSGLQPPGIPPVTGSSSGLLALGALGSQAHLPVKDEKNHHDLEHRDRESSTNNSVSPSDSLRASEKHRGSSDYSLDPKKRKMEEKDNMSRYDSDGDKSDDLVVDVSNEDPATPRVSPAHSPPENGLDKARALKKDAPNSPASVASSGSTPSSKAKDHPHNDKSSTPGLKSNTPTPRNDAPTPGTSTTPGLRPIPGKPLGMEALAPALRTPLSYAAPFAMMGHHPEMNGSLTSPGVYGLHISSGMGAAYGRSPMPGFDPHPHMRAPGLPTSLTSISGGKPAYSFHVSADGQMQPVPFPPDALIGPGIPRHARQINTLSHGEVVCAVTISNPTRHVYTGGKGCVKIWDISQPGSKSPVSQLDCLNRDNYIRSCKLLPDGRTLIVGGEASTLTIWDLASQTPRIKAELTSSAPACYALAISPDAKVCFSCCSDGNIAVWDLHNQTLVRQFQGHTDGASCIDISHDGTKLWTGGLDNTVRSWDLREGRQLQQHDFTSQIFSLGYCPTGEWLAVGMESSNVEVLHHTKPDKYQLHLHESCVLSLKFAYCGKWFVSTGKDNLLNAWRTPYGASIFQSKESSSVLSCDISADDKYIVTGSGDKKATVYEVIY; encoded by the exons ATGTATCCACAGGGCCGGCATCCG GCACCTCATCAACCTGGTCAGCCCGGGTTCAAATTCACAGTAGCAGAATCCTGTGACAGGATCAAAGACGAGTTTCAGTTCCTGCAAGCTCAGTATCACAG TCTTAAGGTGGAATATGACAAACTGGCCAACGAGAAGACAGAAATGCAGCGTCACTATGTCATG TACTATGAGATGTCCTATGGGCTTAACATTGAAATGCACAAACAG ACTGAAATTGCAAAGCGCCTCAATGCGATTCTTGCTCAAATCATGCCTTTTCTGTCACAAGAG CACCAACAGCAGGTAGCCCAGGCTGTTGAGCGTGCTAAGCAAGTGACAATGACAGAGCTGAATGCCATCATCGGG cagcagcagcttcaaGCTCAGCACCTTTCTCATGCAGCCCATGGACCACCCGTCCAGCTGCCCCCACACCCCTCGGGCTTGCAGCCCCCAGGCATACCCCCGGTCACAGGTTCCAGCTCTGGACTACTAGCACTAGGAGCTCTGGGCAGTCAGGCACACTTACCGGTTAAAGACGAGAAAAACCATCATGATCTGGAGCACAGAG ACCGGGAGTCAAGCACG AATAACTCTGTGTCGCCATCGGACAGTCTGAGGGCCAGCGAGAAGCACAGGGGCTCATCTGACTACAGCTTGGATCCAAAGAAACGCAAAATGGAGGAGAAGGATAATATGAGTAGATAT GACAGTGATGGTGACAAAAGTGACGACCTGGTGGTTGACGTTTCCAATgag GACCCAGCCACCCCGAGGGTCAGTCCTGCTCACTCTCCTCCAGAGAATGGCCTGGACAAGGCCCGGGCGCTGAAAAAAGATGCCCCCAACAGCCCAGCTTCTGTGGCTTCATCTGGGAGCACCCCCTCGTCCAAAGCCAAGGATCACCCACAT AATGATAAGTCCTCCACCCCCGGCCTGAAGTCTAACACCCCCACCCCACGTAACGATGCCCCTACACCAGGAACCAGCACTACCCCTGGCCTCCGCCCCATCCCCGGCAAGCCCCTTGGCATGGAGGCCTTGG CTCCTGCCCTGCGCACTCCGTTGTCCTACGCAGCTCCGTTTGCGATGATGGGTCACCATCCAGAGATGAACGGCTCTCTGACTAGTCCAGGCGTATATGGCCTCCACATCTCTTCTGGGATGGGTGCAGCTTACGGCCGATCGCCTATG CCGGGATTCGATCCACATCCTCATATGCGGGCTCCAGGTCTCCCAACCAGCCTGACGTCGATCTCTGGAGGAAAACC AGCGTACTCCTTCCATGTGAGCGCAGATGGACAGATGCAACCAGTACCTTTTCCTCCAGACGCTCTAATCGGCCCGGGCATCCCACGCCACGCCCGCCAGATCAACACACTGAGCCACGGAGAGGTGGTTTGCGCAGTAACCATCAGCAACCCCACCCGCCACGTCTACACAGGTGGCAAGGGCTGTGTGAAGATCTGGGATATCAGCCAGCCTGGCAGCAAGAGTCCCGTGTCTCAGCTGGACTGTCTG aACAGGGATAATTACATTCGGTCGTGTAAGCTGCTCCCTGATGGTCGTACTCTGATTGTGGGCGGTGAGGCTAGCACTTTGACGATCTGGGACCTGGCCTCTCAGACGCCTCGCATCAAGGCTGAGCTGACCTCCTCGGCTCCAGCCTGCTACGCATTGGCCATTAGCCCTGATGCCAAGGTCTGTTTCTCCTGCTGCAGTGATGGGAACATTGCGGTATGGGACCTCCACAACCAGACCCTTGTCAG GCAGTTCCAGGGGCACACAGATGGAGCCAGCTGTATAGACATCTCTCATGATGGCACCAAGCTGTGGACAGGAGGCCTAGACAATACTGTCCGGTCTTGGGACCTGAGAGAGGGACGACAGCTCCAGCAGCATGACTTCACCTCACAA ATTTTCTCTCTGGGCTACTGTCCAACTGGCGAGTGGCTGGCTGTAGGCATGGAGAGCAGTAATGTGGAGGTGCTTCACCACACCAAGCCAGACAAGTACCAGCTCCACCTGCACGAGAGCTGTGTACTTTCCCTCAAATTCGCCTACTGCG GTAAATGGTTCGTGAGCACAGGGAAGGACAATCTGCTGAATGCCTGGAGGACTCCCTATGGTGCCAGCATTTTCCAG TCTAAGGAGTCCTCGTCTGTCCTGAGCTGTGACATTTCTGCTGACGACAAATACATTGTTACAGGATCCGGTGACAAGAAGGCCACAGTTTATGAAGTAATCTACTAG
- the tle3b gene encoding transducin-like enhancer protein 3-B isoform X2 has product MYPQGRHPAPHQPGQPGFKFTVAESCDRIKDEFQFLQAQYHSLKVEYDKLANEKTEMQRHYVMYYEMSYGLNIEMHKQTEIAKRLNAILAQIMPFLSQEHQQQVAQAVERAKQVTMTELNAIIGVRGLPNLPLTQQAHAVYPALMQQLQAQHLSHAAHGPPVQLPPHPSGLQPPGIPPVTGSSSGLLALGALGSQAHLPVKDEKNHHDLEHRDRESSTNNSVSPSDSLRASEKHRGSSDYSLDPKKRKMEEKDNMSRYDSDGDKSDDLVVDVSNEDPATPRVSPAHSPPENGLDKARALKKDAPNSPASVASSGSTPSSKAKDHPHNDKSSTPGLKSNTPTPRNDAPTPGTSTTPGLRPIPGKPLGMEALAPALRTPLSYAAPFAMMGHHPEMNGSLTSPGVYGLHISSGMGAAYGRSPMPGFDPHPHMRAPGLPTSLTSISGGKPAYSFHVSADGQMQPVPFPPDALIGPGIPRHARQINTLSHGEVVCAVTISNPTRHVYTGGKGCVKIWDISQPGSKSPVSQLDCLNRDNYIRSCKLLPDGRTLIVGGEASTLTIWDLASQTPRIKAELTSSAPACYALAISPDAKVCFSCCSDGNIAVWDLHNQTLVRQFQGHTDGASCIDISHDGTKLWTGGLDNTVRSWDLREGRQLQQHDFTSQIFSLGYCPTGEWLAVGMESSNVEVLHHTKPDKYQLHLHESCVLSLKFAYCGKWFVSTGKDNLLNAWRTPYGASIFQSKESSSVLSCDISADDKYIVTGSGDKKATVYEVIY; this is encoded by the exons ATGTATCCACAGGGCCGGCATCCG GCACCTCATCAACCTGGTCAGCCCGGGTTCAAATTCACAGTAGCAGAATCCTGTGACAGGATCAAAGACGAGTTTCAGTTCCTGCAAGCTCAGTATCACAG TCTTAAGGTGGAATATGACAAACTGGCCAACGAGAAGACAGAAATGCAGCGTCACTATGTCATG TACTATGAGATGTCCTATGGGCTTAACATTGAAATGCACAAACAG ACTGAAATTGCAAAGCGCCTCAATGCGATTCTTGCTCAAATCATGCCTTTTCTGTCACAAGAG CACCAACAGCAGGTAGCCCAGGCTGTTGAGCGTGCTAAGCAAGTGACAATGACAGAGCTGAATGCCATCATCGGGGTACGTGGACTTCCcaatctgcctctcacc CAACAGGCCCATGCTGTCTACCCAGCGCTGATG cagcagcttcaaGCTCAGCACCTTTCTCATGCAGCCCATGGACCACCCGTCCAGCTGCCCCCACACCCCTCGGGCTTGCAGCCCCCAGGCATACCCCCGGTCACAGGTTCCAGCTCTGGACTACTAGCACTAGGAGCTCTGGGCAGTCAGGCACACTTACCGGTTAAAGACGAGAAAAACCATCATGATCTGGAGCACAGAG ACCGGGAGTCAAGCACG AATAACTCTGTGTCGCCATCGGACAGTCTGAGGGCCAGCGAGAAGCACAGGGGCTCATCTGACTACAGCTTGGATCCAAAGAAACGCAAAATGGAGGAGAAGGATAATATGAGTAGATAT GACAGTGATGGTGACAAAAGTGACGACCTGGTGGTTGACGTTTCCAATgag GACCCAGCCACCCCGAGGGTCAGTCCTGCTCACTCTCCTCCAGAGAATGGCCTGGACAAGGCCCGGGCGCTGAAAAAAGATGCCCCCAACAGCCCAGCTTCTGTGGCTTCATCTGGGAGCACCCCCTCGTCCAAAGCCAAGGATCACCCACAT AATGATAAGTCCTCCACCCCCGGCCTGAAGTCTAACACCCCCACCCCACGTAACGATGCCCCTACACCAGGAACCAGCACTACCCCTGGCCTCCGCCCCATCCCCGGCAAGCCCCTTGGCATGGAGGCCTTGG CTCCTGCCCTGCGCACTCCGTTGTCCTACGCAGCTCCGTTTGCGATGATGGGTCACCATCCAGAGATGAACGGCTCTCTGACTAGTCCAGGCGTATATGGCCTCCACATCTCTTCTGGGATGGGTGCAGCTTACGGCCGATCGCCTATG CCGGGATTCGATCCACATCCTCATATGCGGGCTCCAGGTCTCCCAACCAGCCTGACGTCGATCTCTGGAGGAAAACC AGCGTACTCCTTCCATGTGAGCGCAGATGGACAGATGCAACCAGTACCTTTTCCTCCAGACGCTCTAATCGGCCCGGGCATCCCACGCCACGCCCGCCAGATCAACACACTGAGCCACGGAGAGGTGGTTTGCGCAGTAACCATCAGCAACCCCACCCGCCACGTCTACACAGGTGGCAAGGGCTGTGTGAAGATCTGGGATATCAGCCAGCCTGGCAGCAAGAGTCCCGTGTCTCAGCTGGACTGTCTG aACAGGGATAATTACATTCGGTCGTGTAAGCTGCTCCCTGATGGTCGTACTCTGATTGTGGGCGGTGAGGCTAGCACTTTGACGATCTGGGACCTGGCCTCTCAGACGCCTCGCATCAAGGCTGAGCTGACCTCCTCGGCTCCAGCCTGCTACGCATTGGCCATTAGCCCTGATGCCAAGGTCTGTTTCTCCTGCTGCAGTGATGGGAACATTGCGGTATGGGACCTCCACAACCAGACCCTTGTCAG GCAGTTCCAGGGGCACACAGATGGAGCCAGCTGTATAGACATCTCTCATGATGGCACCAAGCTGTGGACAGGAGGCCTAGACAATACTGTCCGGTCTTGGGACCTGAGAGAGGGACGACAGCTCCAGCAGCATGACTTCACCTCACAA ATTTTCTCTCTGGGCTACTGTCCAACTGGCGAGTGGCTGGCTGTAGGCATGGAGAGCAGTAATGTGGAGGTGCTTCACCACACCAAGCCAGACAAGTACCAGCTCCACCTGCACGAGAGCTGTGTACTTTCCCTCAAATTCGCCTACTGCG GTAAATGGTTCGTGAGCACAGGGAAGGACAATCTGCTGAATGCCTGGAGGACTCCCTATGGTGCCAGCATTTTCCAG TCTAAGGAGTCCTCGTCTGTCCTGAGCTGTGACATTTCTGCTGACGACAAATACATTGTTACAGGATCCGGTGACAAGAAGGCCACAGTTTATGAAGTAATCTACTAG
- the tle3b gene encoding transducin-like enhancer protein 3-B isoform X4: MYPQGRHPAPHQPGQPGFKFTVAESCDRIKDEFQFLQAQYHSLKVEYDKLANEKTEMQRHYVMYYEMSYGLNIEMHKQTEIAKRLNAILAQIMPFLSQEHQQQVAQAVERAKQVTMTELNAIIGVRGLPNLPLTQQQLQAQHLSHAAHGPPVQLPPHPSGLQPPGIPPVTGSSSGLLALGALGSQAHLPVKDEKNHHDLEHRDRESSTNNSVSPSDSLRASEKHRGSSDYSLDPKKRKMEEKDNMSRYDSDGDKSDDLVVDVSNEDPATPRVSPAHSPPENGLDKARALKKDAPNSPASVASSGSTPSSKAKDHPHNDKSSTPGLKSNTPTPRNDAPTPGTSTTPGLRPIPGKPLGMEALAPALRTPLSYAAPFAMMGHHPEMNGSLTSPGVYGLHISSGMGAAYGRSPMPGFDPHPHMRAPGLPTSLTSISGGKPAYSFHVSADGQMQPVPFPPDALIGPGIPRHARQINTLSHGEVVCAVTISNPTRHVYTGGKGCVKIWDISQPGSKSPVSQLDCLNRDNYIRSCKLLPDGRTLIVGGEASTLTIWDLASQTPRIKAELTSSAPACYALAISPDAKVCFSCCSDGNIAVWDLHNQTLVRQFQGHTDGASCIDISHDGTKLWTGGLDNTVRSWDLREGRQLQQHDFTSQIFSLGYCPTGEWLAVGMESSNVEVLHHTKPDKYQLHLHESCVLSLKFAYCGKWFVSTGKDNLLNAWRTPYGASIFQSKESSSVLSCDISADDKYIVTGSGDKKATVYEVIY; encoded by the exons ATGTATCCACAGGGCCGGCATCCG GCACCTCATCAACCTGGTCAGCCCGGGTTCAAATTCACAGTAGCAGAATCCTGTGACAGGATCAAAGACGAGTTTCAGTTCCTGCAAGCTCAGTATCACAG TCTTAAGGTGGAATATGACAAACTGGCCAACGAGAAGACAGAAATGCAGCGTCACTATGTCATG TACTATGAGATGTCCTATGGGCTTAACATTGAAATGCACAAACAG ACTGAAATTGCAAAGCGCCTCAATGCGATTCTTGCTCAAATCATGCCTTTTCTGTCACAAGAG CACCAACAGCAGGTAGCCCAGGCTGTTGAGCGTGCTAAGCAAGTGACAATGACAGAGCTGAATGCCATCATCGGGGTACGTGGACTTCCcaatctgcctctcacc cagcagcagcttcaaGCTCAGCACCTTTCTCATGCAGCCCATGGACCACCCGTCCAGCTGCCCCCACACCCCTCGGGCTTGCAGCCCCCAGGCATACCCCCGGTCACAGGTTCCAGCTCTGGACTACTAGCACTAGGAGCTCTGGGCAGTCAGGCACACTTACCGGTTAAAGACGAGAAAAACCATCATGATCTGGAGCACAGAG ACCGGGAGTCAAGCACG AATAACTCTGTGTCGCCATCGGACAGTCTGAGGGCCAGCGAGAAGCACAGGGGCTCATCTGACTACAGCTTGGATCCAAAGAAACGCAAAATGGAGGAGAAGGATAATATGAGTAGATAT GACAGTGATGGTGACAAAAGTGACGACCTGGTGGTTGACGTTTCCAATgag GACCCAGCCACCCCGAGGGTCAGTCCTGCTCACTCTCCTCCAGAGAATGGCCTGGACAAGGCCCGGGCGCTGAAAAAAGATGCCCCCAACAGCCCAGCTTCTGTGGCTTCATCTGGGAGCACCCCCTCGTCCAAAGCCAAGGATCACCCACAT AATGATAAGTCCTCCACCCCCGGCCTGAAGTCTAACACCCCCACCCCACGTAACGATGCCCCTACACCAGGAACCAGCACTACCCCTGGCCTCCGCCCCATCCCCGGCAAGCCCCTTGGCATGGAGGCCTTGG CTCCTGCCCTGCGCACTCCGTTGTCCTACGCAGCTCCGTTTGCGATGATGGGTCACCATCCAGAGATGAACGGCTCTCTGACTAGTCCAGGCGTATATGGCCTCCACATCTCTTCTGGGATGGGTGCAGCTTACGGCCGATCGCCTATG CCGGGATTCGATCCACATCCTCATATGCGGGCTCCAGGTCTCCCAACCAGCCTGACGTCGATCTCTGGAGGAAAACC AGCGTACTCCTTCCATGTGAGCGCAGATGGACAGATGCAACCAGTACCTTTTCCTCCAGACGCTCTAATCGGCCCGGGCATCCCACGCCACGCCCGCCAGATCAACACACTGAGCCACGGAGAGGTGGTTTGCGCAGTAACCATCAGCAACCCCACCCGCCACGTCTACACAGGTGGCAAGGGCTGTGTGAAGATCTGGGATATCAGCCAGCCTGGCAGCAAGAGTCCCGTGTCTCAGCTGGACTGTCTG aACAGGGATAATTACATTCGGTCGTGTAAGCTGCTCCCTGATGGTCGTACTCTGATTGTGGGCGGTGAGGCTAGCACTTTGACGATCTGGGACCTGGCCTCTCAGACGCCTCGCATCAAGGCTGAGCTGACCTCCTCGGCTCCAGCCTGCTACGCATTGGCCATTAGCCCTGATGCCAAGGTCTGTTTCTCCTGCTGCAGTGATGGGAACATTGCGGTATGGGACCTCCACAACCAGACCCTTGTCAG GCAGTTCCAGGGGCACACAGATGGAGCCAGCTGTATAGACATCTCTCATGATGGCACCAAGCTGTGGACAGGAGGCCTAGACAATACTGTCCGGTCTTGGGACCTGAGAGAGGGACGACAGCTCCAGCAGCATGACTTCACCTCACAA ATTTTCTCTCTGGGCTACTGTCCAACTGGCGAGTGGCTGGCTGTAGGCATGGAGAGCAGTAATGTGGAGGTGCTTCACCACACCAAGCCAGACAAGTACCAGCTCCACCTGCACGAGAGCTGTGTACTTTCCCTCAAATTCGCCTACTGCG GTAAATGGTTCGTGAGCACAGGGAAGGACAATCTGCTGAATGCCTGGAGGACTCCCTATGGTGCCAGCATTTTCCAG TCTAAGGAGTCCTCGTCTGTCCTGAGCTGTGACATTTCTGCTGACGACAAATACATTGTTACAGGATCCGGTGACAAGAAGGCCACAGTTTATGAAGTAATCTACTAG
- the tle3b gene encoding transducin-like enhancer protein 3-B isoform X8 — protein sequence MYPQGRHPAPHQPGQPGFKFTVAESCDRIKDEFQFLQAQYHSLKVEYDKLANEKTEMQRHYVMYYEMSYGLNIEMHKQTEIAKRLNAILAQIMPFLSQEHQQQVAQAVERAKQVTMTELNAIIGQQLQAQHLSHAAHGPPVQLPPHPSGLQPPGIPPVTGSSSGLLALGALGSQAHLPVKDEKNHHDLEHRDRESSTNNSVSPSDSLRASEKHRGSSDYSLDPKKRKMEEKDNMSRYDSDGDKSDDLVVDVSNEDPATPRVSPAHSPPENGLDKARALKKDAPNSPASVASSGSTPSSKAKDHPHNDKSSTPGLKSNTPTPRNDAPTPGTSTTPGLRPIPGKPLGMEALAAPALRTPLSYAAPFAMMGHHPEMNGSLTSPGVYGLHISSGMGAAYGRSPMPGFDPHPHMRAPGLPTSLTSISGGKPAYSFHVSADGQMQPVPFPPDALIGPGIPRHARQINTLSHGEVVCAVTISNPTRHVYTGGKGCVKIWDISQPGSKSPVSQLDCLNRDNYIRSCKLLPDGRTLIVGGEASTLTIWDLASQTPRIKAELTSSAPACYALAISPDAKVCFSCCSDGNIAVWDLHNQTLVRQFQGHTDGASCIDISHDGTKLWTGGLDNTVRSWDLREGRQLQQHDFTSQIFSLGYCPTGEWLAVGMESSNVEVLHHTKPDKYQLHLHESCVLSLKFAYCGKWFVSTGKDNLLNAWRTPYGASIFQSKESSSVLSCDISADDKYIVTGSGDKKATVYEVIY from the exons ATGTATCCACAGGGCCGGCATCCG GCACCTCATCAACCTGGTCAGCCCGGGTTCAAATTCACAGTAGCAGAATCCTGTGACAGGATCAAAGACGAGTTTCAGTTCCTGCAAGCTCAGTATCACAG TCTTAAGGTGGAATATGACAAACTGGCCAACGAGAAGACAGAAATGCAGCGTCACTATGTCATG TACTATGAGATGTCCTATGGGCTTAACATTGAAATGCACAAACAG ACTGAAATTGCAAAGCGCCTCAATGCGATTCTTGCTCAAATCATGCCTTTTCTGTCACAAGAG CACCAACAGCAGGTAGCCCAGGCTGTTGAGCGTGCTAAGCAAGTGACAATGACAGAGCTGAATGCCATCATCGGG cagcagcttcaaGCTCAGCACCTTTCTCATGCAGCCCATGGACCACCCGTCCAGCTGCCCCCACACCCCTCGGGCTTGCAGCCCCCAGGCATACCCCCGGTCACAGGTTCCAGCTCTGGACTACTAGCACTAGGAGCTCTGGGCAGTCAGGCACACTTACCGGTTAAAGACGAGAAAAACCATCATGATCTGGAGCACAGAG ACCGGGAGTCAAGCACG AATAACTCTGTGTCGCCATCGGACAGTCTGAGGGCCAGCGAGAAGCACAGGGGCTCATCTGACTACAGCTTGGATCCAAAGAAACGCAAAATGGAGGAGAAGGATAATATGAGTAGATAT GACAGTGATGGTGACAAAAGTGACGACCTGGTGGTTGACGTTTCCAATgag GACCCAGCCACCCCGAGGGTCAGTCCTGCTCACTCTCCTCCAGAGAATGGCCTGGACAAGGCCCGGGCGCTGAAAAAAGATGCCCCCAACAGCCCAGCTTCTGTGGCTTCATCTGGGAGCACCCCCTCGTCCAAAGCCAAGGATCACCCACAT AATGATAAGTCCTCCACCCCCGGCCTGAAGTCTAACACCCCCACCCCACGTAACGATGCCCCTACACCAGGAACCAGCACTACCCCTGGCCTCCGCCCCATCCCCGGCAAGCCCCTTGGCATGGAGGCCTTGG CAGCTCCTGCCCTGCGCACTCCGTTGTCCTACGCAGCTCCGTTTGCGATGATGGGTCACCATCCAGAGATGAACGGCTCTCTGACTAGTCCAGGCGTATATGGCCTCCACATCTCTTCTGGGATGGGTGCAGCTTACGGCCGATCGCCTATG CCGGGATTCGATCCACATCCTCATATGCGGGCTCCAGGTCTCCCAACCAGCCTGACGTCGATCTCTGGAGGAAAACC AGCGTACTCCTTCCATGTGAGCGCAGATGGACAGATGCAACCAGTACCTTTTCCTCCAGACGCTCTAATCGGCCCGGGCATCCCACGCCACGCCCGCCAGATCAACACACTGAGCCACGGAGAGGTGGTTTGCGCAGTAACCATCAGCAACCCCACCCGCCACGTCTACACAGGTGGCAAGGGCTGTGTGAAGATCTGGGATATCAGCCAGCCTGGCAGCAAGAGTCCCGTGTCTCAGCTGGACTGTCTG aACAGGGATAATTACATTCGGTCGTGTAAGCTGCTCCCTGATGGTCGTACTCTGATTGTGGGCGGTGAGGCTAGCACTTTGACGATCTGGGACCTGGCCTCTCAGACGCCTCGCATCAAGGCTGAGCTGACCTCCTCGGCTCCAGCCTGCTACGCATTGGCCATTAGCCCTGATGCCAAGGTCTGTTTCTCCTGCTGCAGTGATGGGAACATTGCGGTATGGGACCTCCACAACCAGACCCTTGTCAG GCAGTTCCAGGGGCACACAGATGGAGCCAGCTGTATAGACATCTCTCATGATGGCACCAAGCTGTGGACAGGAGGCCTAGACAATACTGTCCGGTCTTGGGACCTGAGAGAGGGACGACAGCTCCAGCAGCATGACTTCACCTCACAA ATTTTCTCTCTGGGCTACTGTCCAACTGGCGAGTGGCTGGCTGTAGGCATGGAGAGCAGTAATGTGGAGGTGCTTCACCACACCAAGCCAGACAAGTACCAGCTCCACCTGCACGAGAGCTGTGTACTTTCCCTCAAATTCGCCTACTGCG GTAAATGGTTCGTGAGCACAGGGAAGGACAATCTGCTGAATGCCTGGAGGACTCCCTATGGTGCCAGCATTTTCCAG TCTAAGGAGTCCTCGTCTGTCCTGAGCTGTGACATTTCTGCTGACGACAAATACATTGTTACAGGATCCGGTGACAAGAAGGCCACAGTTTATGAAGTAATCTACTAG